Genomic segment of Schistocerca nitens isolate TAMUIC-IGC-003100 chromosome 9, iqSchNite1.1, whole genome shotgun sequence:
AATCCGCactaagttttgccaagaataatttatTGCACTTTGGGACATAGCTCATGACTGACAATtgacaatctagttataatatacaGACACATTTGCAAAAATTCTATAGTTCCTTAGTTTTGAGTGAGTTTAATGGCTCTAAATGGGTGAAGTATAAATGTATTAACTTTTGCAAGACATCCACTATCAGCATTCACACAATTCCTTTCTACTGTTACTTAAAAGCTATAATTATGTTTtccataactaaataaataaactgtttgcagaaaaagtacataaaaaccTTGTAACTTCATTTAAGGCACCTATAACACCCATATAGCTTTGTCTTATTCCTAGTCTGtgacagcacagagcattagtcaGTAACGGAGCATTTTCAATCTGACcatatcttgatatttaatgatatttttgctttatttacataaaaatcacagatattttgtgagaatatcgatcttaaatgctatttaaatgttacaATGAATCAAAACAACAACATCCAAACCATGTTTTTAACATGGGAAAATAGCCTGTTGtccatgtctcagagccagaactatGTTACAGCAgtatgaggagcattatagtgaattcatgttgatgtcttggctatCAAATTTgtttgatgtaaatcctatggaacacacCTTGGTTGCTATCGGATGCCATTGCTgcttacgcaaatcagcggtccgttatttatacaaattacatgacctgtgcatagttATTAATGCCACATatcttcacaaacctaccaaccaacTGTGGGATCCATGAGACCCGAGAATCAGTGATCAAAGATGGAAAAGCTATTAAGCAAatggtcataatcttctggctcATCAGCGTATAATAATAGTATATTTTGTGATTAATGAATTTTGTTGTAGTTAAGCAAAAGAATGTTGATTCTCAAAAGCTGATATCTTTACTCAACAGCAGCAATAGAGACACAAGTGTATCTGGATGCTACAATTCCCTAGCTCTGGGTATGTATGCACTGGCTTGTGTCCACACTGATGAAGAAATAAGTGTAATGAATATGAAACATCCCCTAGAGAGCTCATAACCCTAATAGTATGTGTGTGGTGAGCCTGGGGCACTGAGCTATTGCAATATTCCTTTTTTTCCTCTGCTGTAATTGTACTCCCTGACTCTGTACATTTTATTGTGCAATAATATCATAAGCATATCTTGTGATTAGAACACATTTGACACACACAGTCCAACACACGTGTCAatctgtggaggggggggggggggttgtcaggtACCTGCTTAGTCACAGCCTTTGACAACACTGTGTTGGTGCCAGGACACTATTTATGCATGCCAAGGATTATATACCTTTCGAGTTTGGGACACGGGTATTTTGGACAATGATTACCATGCTGGGTAGCTGTTGCTGCAGcgaggtggcacccatggggagaatctcacactgatgaccacagaaatcCAGCAGTTTCACCAGAGAGAATATATTGTTTCAACACAGAAAGGTATGAGTTCAAGATTTTCCCCTTCCTTGGCAGTGCTAAACTTTCCTCAATACCTTGTTTGTACCCGTACTCGTGGTGAGttctttctgaaaatgaaaatgtttagcATCAATTAGTAAGAGATGAAGTGGTTCCATACAATGCCCCCACCCTCTTATAAGAACCTCAGTGACATACCTGTCACTATGACATCTCAACAAGACCATCAACATGCTCCAGGGTGTTAATTTGTATCATGATTTCACATTGCTGACACACAAAGAATTGTGTACAAACCCTGAACAACAAGGTGTTCGGTTTATTTACTACACCTAACAAAGACCAacagataaagagtggaaattggTGCTTCTATTTTGGCTTTTGAAGGGAGAATGTTACTTGAAAAGTTAAAAGTAGTGGTATACCAATTTGAGGTAAAAGCCATACATTCCGCCTTTCAGCTGATGCTTTAATTGTTTTCATTTTGGGCACATATCTCCATACTCACAAATTACCCATTTGTGGAGACAGCAGATGGCTATGGAATGAGACCAGGTGCCAATATGTATCAGCCATGGAGGGCAATCCTTTGGTCTTTGAAGTTTCTCATTTTATAGGAGGATACGAAGACATAGGAGTGCAAAGCTTTTCACTGTCTTTTGTATTTGGAACCACAGGAAAAATATCATTAAATTCAAATGACAACAAACTTTGCAAATATGCAAGGGTAAAGGCACTCACATCTCCTCCAGTGCAAGCCGTGATAGTCATATGGTTGTGGGGGCAAATGATCCCCTTCCTCCTGTTCCGCTATATCTGCATTAAGGACTTCCGTTCCCCATCCCCTGCTGCAATGGAGTCCTCACACTCATAACCCTCCCGCCCCCATCATGAAAGGTAACCTCTATGTGGTCCTACTCAACAGATGAGCACTGCCTTGCAGAGTTCCTTGTGGTGCAGCCTTCATTTTTGGACAGTAGTGTAGTTAGTGTTCAGATTGAATTTTGCTACTTGGTTCCAAGGATTATACCTAACCGACCTCCAAAGAATTGAATACATAAATTAATGCAGGATTGTTCCACTTTAGCATTTGAATTATGGCTGCAAATTCATATCTTTAGAAGAGAAATGTATTTAGTTTAATCATGTAATATGTGTTGATCAATGACTAAAATTGATTCTGTTACCATGTCAACCAAAGATATTCAAACTCTGCAGAGTACCTATTTGCTATAAGTGTCTGCACATGCAGTATCAAAGTTTGTGTAAAATTAATTCAGGATTATTAGCCCTGCATTCAGTGGAGTAGTAATTGTTAGTTTCACCACCAGTTTGAAGTGAGGCCATTATCATCTTATCTACTATATCTGATACCTTCTGTAATTTTATGTACTAGGTGTTGCTTTTCAGGAAACTCTGTTCTGCTAAGCATGCACACCTATTTCGCAGGCATTTTTAATAATAAACTACCACTCACTCcatatagctgtgattgtatgcatATGGATTTTGGTCTTTGAAATGTCTATATCCCTCCAGACAGGGAGTTGGCATGTGAAGAGATAGTTAACTTGATCTATCAGCTACCCCTGCTTCTCCTCCTGCTGGATGATTTCAAAGCCCACAATCCTTTGTGGGATGGTGTTAAAATATCTGACCTACGCGAACTAATAAAACAAGGGATCACAGAACTTGACCAATGTTTATTATACAGTGCCCCCCCCTTTTGCAGTGGCATGTGGAACACATTCAGCTATCAATATTTGCTCCTTTACGCTCCCCTCCCCCCATCAGTTCTAATGGAGAATACATAGAGAACTCTCTCCAAGAGTATTCTTTTCCCAATTCTCAAGTCATTTTCCCATATCAGGTTCGTTGCAGAAACCAGTTTCTTCCCACATGCTAGGTCCTGAGGGGAGCCCTGCCTTTTCGACCCACACATCTCTGTCACCTCACTgtagtttattactttttattgATATTTTAACTTGATTCTTCTTCTCGTTGTGTTTTACACCAAAAATGAAATGATTAAAGATTGCATTGACTGTGTATCTGCCCCTCAATTGTAGACCTGCATGACATGTACTTATTTCAACCTCTGTATGCTTTTATACAGATCATTGTTTCCATAATTTGTTTCTTATTGTACATTTTTACTATTCAGCGAAGACAGCATTCTGATTTTACAGTGACTGACGGTTTGCTGGTCGGGTGGGTGTACAACTTGACCTCCCACCACAGGACTCCTTCTGGGGTTTCAACTTGTTTTCTGTCACCCTCCCTTGCAACATTTTATGTTTTATTACTGCTTATGGTTGTCTTTCCTTGCATATACTTCTACCTAGTTTGGTGCCTCAGATGATAGTAGTAAAATTGCCTGTTCACCTGTATCTCCTAACTTAATCCATTAGAGGCTTTGATTTGTAAACTAAGAAGAGACTGATGACCGCTCCATATAGAGTCTAAGATGTAGTCAACCTTCTTGGCAGAAGATAGGTAATACATAAAGGGCAGTGATAAGGGATAGTTGTGGAATAATCTCCGGCTCTGGGCATGACTCCCATTCACCACCTGTAATAGAAAATTACGTAGTTAATTTTTTATTCTATTTGCAGGTACATATCTGCCATCCTGGTACATATTTTAAACACACATGCCACAGTTTCATAGCATGCTGCTAGAAGAGCAGACCATTGAGTGGAAAGGGGCTGCGTCATTTTGTTTTGGCTGCTCTATTTTTACTCGATAAAATAAGAGTTTGAGTATTCACCTGAGTGCAGAACATAATTatcaaatttgaattttttgttaacATGACATTCTCTTTGTGTTTGCTAATGCTTGGCACTACTGATACTTGAAATctgtgtaagaaattttgtgaaatttatgATCATTTCATCCTATGTGTTTGCATCAAAATTTTGCTTCAAATTTTGGAGTTGTTGTTACAGTTTTCCTACGACGTTTCGGAATAATGCTTCATCTGAAGAAAATGTGACTGATGTGAAAAAGTGCTGTCTCCACCACAGTGAGTTCCAGACTGACAAAACAAAGCAGGGTGAAGAGACGAATAGCTTGGCTGATAGTGCATGCCCAATCTGCCTGGAGAATTTGGAATTCTTTTCACCATCTCAAGGTCGTCAAGTAATGTCAACACTTTGTGGCCATCTGTTTTGTCAGAACTGTATTACAAGTGTTCTAAAGAGCTCAAAGGAATGTCCAACTTGCTGTCGGCGCTTGAAATTGAGTGATATCCATCCTATTTTCATACCATGAAGATTTATATGGAGaggggatggggaggagaggggggagagagagagagagagagagagagagagagagagagagagagtgagtgttagTGAGTGAGTATGAGTGTGTGAGCGTACGTGCATGCGCAGTGCCCTCACTAAATGTGGGTAAACTCTTCACAACTGTCACTCGGCAGAGTAATCCTATGTAGCAAAATGAGGAAGTATGTAGTAATAAATGTATATGTGCGTTTTTTGAGTTGTTACTTGGATGACTACAGGTTactgtaataaaactttttaaaattttaatattcatGTCTGAAAATATTGTGTAAATTTCACAGTTCATAAAGATGCTGCTTGCTGGTTGTTTGGTAGTGTACTGGACACTCACTATATGCGTTTTATTTAATGTACAATGTTGTAACATTTTCGGCTTCATAGCCATAATGTAACTGCCTGCTGCTATTCCTTTCATTTATCATTTGCTGGGTTGTGATATGTCACTCTTACAGAAATAAACTGTAATTCCCATAAGTTAGGGTATGAATTGTCACTTCCCATTCATCTGTTGTACAGtaccttattttatttttttcttgtgctgctctttCTTGTTCAATAACTGTTATGTAACATATGTTCCAAATTATATTGTATGTATTATAGTCTTTCAAGAGTTTTTTGCTATCCTCTTATCTTTTTTCCTCCTGCCAACTTGCACTGCTCTTTATCTCTGGTGCACCAACTGTTAATAATGTTTTCTAAAATCTTTTGTTTGGCCTGCTCATACACTACTGAGGAATGGTTCGGGAGTTTAATCTCAATGTGTTTAAATCTTTATTATATATACATTCATATTAGTGAGAGCTGCTAATTGCAGAATCAGCATCCCGCTGTAATGAGTGAGATGTCGAGCTCATAGAGTTTTGGTGTAAAGTtttctaggaaaaaaaaaaaaaaaggcaagcatTGTAGTATAAAAGTGTGTGTTGAAGTGATATGAGATTTGAATTATTATTAACTACTTTGTAGTACTAGTTATCTAACCTCTACCCTGTGTTACTGAAGTAATCCTTCACTACATAAAATGTATCGGTTAATGAGAACCATTTTCCCATAATTTGAAATGAGCTTGTTTTCGTACTCTCTTAAAGAACAAAATAAATCTGTGATACTGAAGTCTCCTTTCTATTTTTTACAAAACTATGGCTGTGAACGGCAACAATTTATCTTCACATTAACTACCTATATTATTACAGTGAATTTTCTGAGAACACTATTGGGTTTTCTTTTTCAGTGTGAGTAGACTTAGGcatgtgtgtgttaaatgatttTACTATCAGATTACTGCCATTCTCTCGATGTTTCTACACACACCCACAGAAACGCACAACTTTCTcatatttcttgttttattttgtgtATAATTTCAATTAATGATAATATCAGCAATATGAATGTCTATCCCAGACTGTAAATGAATATTATCAGACAGAAATTTCCTTTCAATTGTATTCTATTGTTCCAGGTAATTCCGCAGCAAGGAGATATTTTAAGTTAAATACATATTGAATCTACAGCAAAGAATGTAGCTCCTCATCATATCTTCACATTGAATTGTTTCCAACATGTGTGTCCTTATTTTTACTCAGAATTTGTTAACGGTATTCATGCTTGTGCTCTACAAATGTGATCATTCAAAATTACTTATCACTTGCCTCGTTCAATATTAAGAATATGTACATGTTTACATAAAAAGTTTTATCCAGAGTGACATTGTTCAGAAATCGTGCCTGCTTAAAGTTGGTGCCACATCAGCTTTGAACTAATTCTTTTAGTTTGTGTTTCACCTTTTCTAAATAATattcataatttattttctttaaatttcacaTCACTAATTTCATATTCCATGCTGAGTTATTGTATAAAGTTCTACTTGAATTGTATTCTGCATTGTATGCTCTAGTTATCATTCAGTATGCAAGACTGAGTTCCATGTAACAGAATGTATAATATGTTAAAATTCTATGTCGTTAATGCTTTTATGTAAGTAGTCGTATCTCCAGGTGTAAGTGAGAGAATTAATCTCCTTGAGCATTTCAATTCTTTACTAGTCAGTTAAACACAATCTAATAAGTAGTTCATCGCTCAATGTCTAGATCATATCCCTTTGATTCAACTGATACACCAATATAGCTTTGTGTGTAATCTCATTTGACTCAATAGAGAAACAGAGCAATGTTACTTGTCATAGTCTTCATAGTTAGTACCCATATGTGCCACCTTACTCCACCTGACTTCTATCTTcaatacattcacacacacacttaAACATTGGAACAGTGGGGTCCTACTTCAGCTCCTACAACTGTGTTCAATAATTAATCCTCCATATCATTGTAGGACCTGCCCTTGCATCATTACCAATGCTATACTACTAACACATAAATGAACTAAAGTGCTTGGCCCCTAATAGGTTAGCCACAACCACACACTCACAGTGTCAGCTAGGTACCATCAGCACTCTTATTCTCCAATGCGTACTCTATGTTGTCTTAATGATCTACACAGTATGCACTTATGAAAATTAAAGATGTCTTGAGTCAGACTCGTTCTTGTGATTTGACATGATAATTGCTTTATTTCCTTAATCTAATAACATTTCGCCTCTAATGTCAGGTGCATTTGTTACTGGTGAAGACTTACCTTCATGAAAATTCTCTTGGCCCTTTATCTTGTAAGTGGTTCATAGAGTAGGCAGTGTGGTGCAGTAAAAATTTTTATCATTCATTTCGTTTACTTTCCATCCTTGCAGTGTTACCTTTGTTTTCAGTTTCCTAGGTTTTCTACTTGTGACTAATGTGTAAATAATAAGATCTGCATTTTGTGTATTATTGATTATATTATATATAATGCTTTTACAATAACAGGTTCATTCCGCCAGTGATCAGTGCACAAATttctttaagtctttgtgcagaaatGAAGCTTGCATCTATCCTGGATTTTAATTGACAAATAAACAAGATGTGGAATATTGGTGATCACTCACAGATCTGAGTATAGTAATTGCCACATGCAGTTGAATTTCTTTAGTTGATTTTGGTTGTGTTTGATGTTCACAAGTATGTTGTAGCCTTTTGTCAAAGAGTTTTTCCCCCCTGTTTTGCATTTTCACTCAGATTtattagagccggccggagtggccgtgcggttctaggcgctacagtctggaaccgagcgaccgatacggtcgcaggttcgaatcctgtctcgggcatggatgtgtgtgatgtccttaggttagttgggtttaattagttctaagttctaggcaactgatgacctcggaagttaagtcgcatagtgctcagagccatttgaaccatttatcagccCTAAATGAACCTTTTCCTCTTGGGGAACTTAATCAGGTGATATCCTAGCTAGGGGTGTAATCCAGGCATCCACTTCAGACTTGCACGACATCAGTTCTGTTATggtaaaatctttgaaagaatgTGCATAATTTGTTCAAAAGGAGCTAAGTATTTTACACATCTAGTCTGTTTTGTAGGAATGCATATCCTGATAAACCTATTGAATTCCATAAAAATCTTTTCCAGGGAATCTGCTTCCAAATCTAAATCAGAACTAAAATGTGCATTATTTGTTTGTCGTTCAAAAAAGTTTTCCACCTGTAAAATCCAAGATGTTGCCTGTTAAAAGAGCAGTGGCTTTTGCTAACTCTAGGCAAGTAGTGTTCCGAGATCCTTTTAATGGTGGCTGATGTTTATTCTTGACAGCGTATAACTAAAGATATTTTGTGAAGACATCTTGTAAAGCAATGACATACTACACACCTATCCTAGTCTAGGGTGGGGTCCCACAGTATTCAAGGATACTAACTCCAAGGGCTTCGTCAGAATGATAGGATGTAGTTCAGTCAGACAAAACTGGTTTGAAGGGTTTGCTTTCTAGCAAAAAATATACAATTTCAAAACTTGATGACACAATAGGTAAATAACAATAGGCTACTATTTTGTTTGTATGCCTGGAAATTCTTTAATGtagtatttatttgtttatcatgAGTATTTTGTGGGAGTTTTGGTTTTACAATTCCCCATTAGTGACCCACATCTTGCAGaggattcatctgtaaataatcagAATAGAAAGAGCCCTGATGTATGAGTAAAATGAGAAAGTCAGATGTTTGCTCAGTGAGCTGTATGGATTCAGTTGGGCATTTGCTCAGTGATCTCTATAAATGTATTAAGACCTAGTGGAAGATGTGAAAGAGTATGCGCAACAATGTTCTGTTCTCCTTCTATGTATGCAGTTTCAAAGTCAAACTCGTGAAGAGAGAGGGACCAGTATGCTTAAAAGGAATGACAATGCTTGGTGGCCACAGAAAACTTTGGCATGTTTACGCCACAGGCAATATTTAAATTTCCTGAAAGCCCAAGCAGCCGCTATTGCTTCTAACTCTTGTCACTGTGTACGATCATTCACACGCTGTGAGAACTCTGCTTGCAAAACTTATTGCACAAGTAGCAGGCTTTCTGTCACCATCTCAAATTTAAAGTAGAAATATCCCTATTCTGTTAAAACACACATCTGCAGCTAGACAAAAACCTTTATTCACATCTGGATGGTGCAAATGGTTTGCACTGATTAAGGCTCCCTTGATTGCCTCAAAATCTTTTGGCATTGACTTGAGCAAAACCAGGTGGAATTCTTACTCAAAAAATGCAGCAAGACATCAGTATTCAAAAGCTGGTCCAGaacaaattactaaaaaaaatgacaTTAATCCAGGGAATGCTTTTACTTGTATTTTTGTGTGAGGAACAGGAAAATGCCTGATCACATCAATCTTTCCTTTCTCTGAAAGTATTGCCAGAATAGTGTCAGgctgtcagctgataggtatagctgcttaagggaagtccctctaactagggGCTCACGttccgaggatgtaatgtttccaagtagagaaggaattagcatatttcatgaaaatataagAGGTTTTAGAGATagagttagtgaattgcttatagatgttgactctgaaattattggtatatcagagcaccacttaaataatttgacaattcagaggcttcctttaccaggtacagattagctggctgtttctcaaggagttccttgcgggttgGGGGAGTgcctatgtatgtaaaaaaaaaaaaaaaaaacaaaaaaaaaaaaaaaaaaaaaacagtattccatttgagtccatagacaaatcaagacactgcactgaacagatattttaatgttgtgcaggggcagttgaacttagtgaaactaaacttctaattgttgttgtttataggtcccccaaCTCAGACTTTAGAGCatatctgctcaagctagagagggttcttgattcactttgtaggaagtaccagaaattagttatatgtggtgacttcaatattagttttgtatatgatggtgcaagaaaaaggatgtaggtgatgatgatgatgatgatcatcatcatcatatgatggtgcaagaaaaaggatgtaggtagatctcctaaattcatatgatctgatgcagactgtgttttttccaactagggtgcaggggaatggtaccacagccatagacaatatttttattcattcttcattactagatgggcattctgtaaaagcgtgaatggcacAAATTTAAactctaaaaggcttttgtactcaaaccaatttcatatttaattacaaactatgtcggTAAGTTAATCCAATAGCAATCGAGAgttttttataccttgtcaaggaacaagagtggcaggatgtttatagtgccgataacatagatgataaatacactcctggaaatggaaaaaagaacacattgacaccggt
This window contains:
- the LOC126203890 gene encoding uncharacterized protein LOC126203890, with product MYRSYHSHKSKKVIADGIMTPRHSKRVARTVPKTVAFIDLTDSPSKINNFPTTFRNNASSEENVTDVKKCCLHHSEFQTDKTKQGEETNSLADSACPICLENLEFFSPSQGRQVMSTLCGHLFCQNCITSVLKSSKECPTCCRRLKLSDIHPIFIP